Proteins co-encoded in one Brassica rapa cultivar Chiifu-401-42 chromosome A02, CAAS_Brap_v3.01, whole genome shotgun sequence genomic window:
- the LOC103851127 gene encoding NADH--cytochrome b5 reductase 1 — protein MDTDFLRTLDRQILLGVFVAFVAASAGAAYYLSSSKKRRGCLDPENFKEFKLVKKEQLSHNVAKFVFELPSSTAVLGLPIGQHISCRGKDAQGEDVIKPYTPTTLDSDLGRFELVIKMYPQGRMSHHFREMRVGDHLAVKGPKGRFKYQPGQFRAFGMLAGGSGITPMFQVARAILENPTDKTKVHLIYANVTYDDILLREELESLTANYPDQFKIYYVLNQPPETWDGGVGFVSKDMIQAHCPAPASDSQVLRCGPPPMNKAMAANLEALGYSPEMQFQF, from the exons ATGGATACCGACTTTCTCCGGACGCTAGATCGTCAGATCCTCTTGGGTGTCTTCGTCGCTTTCGTCGCCGCCAGTGCCGGTGCTGCTTACTATCTCTCCTCCTCCAAGAAACGCAGAG GGTGTTTGGATCCTGAGAATTTCAAGGAGTTCAAGCTTGTTAAGAAGGAGCAACTTAGTCACAATGTCGCCAAGTTCGTTTTTGAACTCCCATCTTCTACTGCTGTGTTGGGTCTTCCCATTGGACAACACATTAGTTGCAG GGGAAAGGATGCTCAAGGAGAGGATGTTATTAAGCCATACACTCCCACAACGTTAGATTCAGATCTTGGACGCTTTGAACTTGTCATCAAG ATGTATCCACAAGGAAGGATGTCTCATCATTTCAGGGAGATGCGTGTTGGTGACCATCTTGCTGTTAAGGGACCAAAG GGAAGGTTCAAGTATCAGCCAGGTCAGTTTAGGGCATTTGGAATGCTTGCTGGAGGCTCAGGCATCACTCCCATGTTCCAA GTAGCAAGAGCGATTCTTGAGAATCCAACAGACAAGACAAAGGTTCACCTCATTTACGCCAATGTCACATACGATGACATTCTCTTAAGG GAAGAATTGGAGAGTCTTACTGCCAATTATCCAGATCAGTTCAAAATCTACTATGTTTTGAACCAG CCTCCGGAGACATGGGATGGTGGTGTTGGATTTGTATCAAAGGACATGATCCAGGCTCATTGCCCTGCACCTGCATCCGATAGTCAG GTCTTGAGATGTGGACCACCGCCGATGAACAAGGCCATGGCTGCAAACCTTGAAGCTCTTGGTTACTCTCCGGAGATGCAGTTCCAGTTCTGA